A single window of Trachemys scripta elegans isolate TJP31775 chromosome 18, CAS_Tse_1.0, whole genome shotgun sequence DNA harbors:
- the STYXL1 gene encoding serine/threonine/tyrosine-interacting-like protein 1 isoform X1 gives MGDYLVPDSVELECVKYCVVYDGKTSSLDDIYYDDYEEKKEDEKGTKAASEIAGDESSSSCSQNAEVGAAIQCARVLEQFTRHPVRILKGGYERFTACYHFLRTQKIFWIPQELDAFQPYPVEILPAQLYMGNCRQACDPQIQKDLKIKAQVNISEEIATLFTDESKTLLHVSVADSPDADLFSFFPTICHFIDAQMVLGAVLVFSTLGLSRSSTAVMAFLMHSSHYPLKTCPEARTTDMADWKNYKSKQLCSPESQRERDFLSLGATVTWLCPLLLRDIGSPAHPVCGTLALCPKAERAWKYIQKCKTNMRPNRGFVQQLSDWESQIYGSAITDISEPHY, from the exons ATGGGGGATTATCTGGTACCTGACTCAGTTGAGCTGGAGTGTGTCAAATATTGTGTCGTGTATGATGGCAAAACCAGCTCTTTGGATGATATCTATTATGATGATTacgaagagaagaaggaggatgaAAAAG GGACTAAAGCTGCCTCAGAGATCGCAGGAGATGAATCCAGTTCTTCGTGTTCACAAA ATGCTGAGGTAGGGGCTGCCATCCAGTGTGCCAGAGTCTTAGAGCAGTTCACCCGCCACCCAGTCCGCATCCTGAAAGGAGGGTATGAGCGCTTCACTGCGTGCTACCATTTCTTGAGGACTCAGAAGATATTCTGGATACCTCAG GAACTGGATGCTTTTCAGCCCTACCCTGTAGAGATATTGCCGGCTCAGTTATATATGGGAAATTGCAGGCAGGCCTGTGACCCACAGATTCAGAAGGATCTGAAAATCAAAGCACAAGTCAACATCTCAGAGGAGATTGCAACACT TTTCACAGATGAAAGCAAAACACTTCTTCATGTTTCTGTGGCAGATTCTCCCGATGCagatcttttttcctttttccccaccATTTGTCACTTCATAG ATGCTCAGATGGTTCTTGGAGCAGTTCTGGTTTTCTCTACCCTGGGTCTAAGTCGGAGCAGCACGGCGGTAATGGCCTTCCTCATGCATTCATCCCATTATCCCTTAAAG ACCTGCCCAGAAGCCAGGACTACAGACATGGCTGACTGGAAGAATTACAAATCTaagcaactctgctctcctgaatctcagagagagagagactttctgaGTCTGGGAGCTACCGTGACCTGGCTTTGTCCCTTACTCTTGCGGGATATAGGAAGTCCAGCCCACCCTGTTTGTGGAACTCTGGCTTTGTGCCCTAAAGCTGAG AGGGCTTGGAAATACATCCAGAAATGCAAAACAAACATGAGACCAAACCGTGGCTTTGTGCAACAGCTGTCCGACTGGGAAAGCCAAATCTATGGGTCAGCGATCACAGATATCTCCGAACCACATTACTGA